In Amia ocellicauda isolate fAmiCal2 chromosome 16, fAmiCal2.hap1, whole genome shotgun sequence, the following proteins share a genomic window:
- the en1a gene encoding homeobox protein engrailed-1a — protein MEEQKDQNSRDSSEGDSLSPHLPSPPIPAHPAAQQAHRTTNFFIDNILRPDFGCKKELGSRERAQTSGRENVNPLVIRPSHPSTLCQDSNCSSDSTSSSSSSSSSSKQSPSKQGDGNGPNATKYGENNSSLVVMGANNGGTAPTKETQPLLWPAWVYCTRYSDRPSSGPRTRKLKKKKNEKEDKRPRTAFTAEQLQRLKAEFQANRYITEQRRQALAQELSLNESQIKIWFQNKRAKIKKANGFKNGLALQLMAQGLYNHSTTTVQEDKEESE, from the exons ATGGAAGAGCAGAAGGATCAAAACAGTCGGGACTCGAGCGAGGGGGACTCGCTGTCCCCCCACCTGCCCTCGCCGCCCATCCCGGCGCACCCGGCCGCGCAGCAGGCGCACCGCACCACCAACTTTTTCATCGATAACATCCTGAGGCCGGACTTCGGCTGCAAGAAGGAGCTGGGCAGCCGGGAGCGGGCGCAGACCTCCGGGAGGGAGAATGTCAACCCCCTGGTCATCAGGCCGTCGCACCCCAGCACCCTGTGCCAGGATTCAAACTGTAGCAGCGACAGCACGTCTTCCTCCTCGTCGTCTTCCTCGTCCTCCAAACAGAGCCCCTCCAAGCAGGGCGACGGCAATGGACCTAACGCCACGAAATATGGAGAGAATAATTCCTCTCTGGTGGTTATGGGTGCGAATAATGGAGGCACAGCTCCGACTAAGGAGACCCAGCCGCTGCTGTGGCCTGCCTGGGTTTACTGCACAAGGTACTCAGACAGACCCTCATCTG GCCCAAGGACACGCAAattgaaaaagaagaagaacgAGAAGGAGGACAAGCGACCCCGGACCGCCTTCACCGCCGAGCAGCTGCAGAGACTCAAGGCCGAGTTTCAGGCCAACCGCTACATCACGGAGCAGCGCAGACAGGCCCTGGCGCAGGAGCTCAGCCTCAACGAGTCCCAGATCAAGATCTGGTTCCAGAACAAGCGGGCCAAGATCAAGAAGGCCAACGGGTTCAAGAACGGCCTGGCCCTCCAGCTCATGGCCCAGGGACTGTACAACCACTCCACCACCACCGTGCAGGAGGACAAAGAGGAGAGCGAGTGA